A single genomic interval of Halobacillus halophilus DSM 2266 harbors:
- a CDS encoding acyl-CoA dehydrogenase, whose product MNFDYSENVKRYQQQIRSFMEDEVYPNERLYEEQLNQQETRWSSVPPIMEELKSKAKEAGLWNLFLPDSTYGAGLSNLEYAPLCEMMGRSLIGPEVFNCNAPDTGNMEVLARYGSEDQKKEWLEPLLNGEIRSCFSMTEPDVASSDAANIEARIERDGDEYVINGRKWWSSGAGDPRCEIAIFMGKTDPDAPKYDQQSMILVPLESEGVKIERMLPVFGYDHAPHGHAEITFEDVRVPASNMIWGEGKGFAIAQGRLGPGRIHHCMRLIGAAERALEELCKRVQNRTAFHRPLAEQGVIREWIADSRIELEQARLLTLKAAHMMDTVGNKQAKTEIAMIKVVAPNMALRVIDRAIQAHGAAGVSEDFTLAAQWAGARTLRLADGPDEVHRRQIAKLELSKYEE is encoded by the coding sequence ACTCGGAGAATGTAAAAAGATATCAGCAGCAGATCCGAAGCTTTATGGAAGATGAAGTGTACCCAAATGAGCGCTTGTATGAAGAGCAGCTGAACCAGCAGGAAACTCGCTGGTCTTCTGTACCGCCGATAATGGAGGAATTAAAATCAAAAGCAAAAGAAGCGGGGCTGTGGAATTTATTTTTACCGGATTCTACATATGGAGCAGGACTTTCAAATCTGGAGTATGCTCCTCTTTGTGAAATGATGGGACGATCTCTTATAGGGCCTGAAGTATTTAACTGTAACGCGCCGGATACCGGTAACATGGAGGTTCTTGCTCGTTACGGAAGTGAAGATCAAAAGAAAGAATGGCTTGAGCCTTTATTAAACGGGGAGATAAGGTCTTGTTTTTCTATGACAGAACCAGATGTGGCGTCTTCAGATGCTGCGAATATTGAAGCCCGGATTGAGCGGGATGGGGACGAATACGTCATAAACGGTAGAAAGTGGTGGTCTTCCGGAGCCGGTGATCCCCGTTGTGAAATTGCAATATTTATGGGGAAAACCGATCCGGATGCCCCAAAATATGATCAGCAGTCTATGATTCTCGTTCCTTTGGAGTCAGAAGGGGTCAAAATTGAGCGCATGCTTCCCGTATTTGGTTATGACCATGCGCCTCATGGACATGCGGAAATCACGTTTGAAGATGTGCGTGTCCCGGCGAGCAATATGATCTGGGGAGAAGGAAAAGGTTTTGCAATTGCCCAGGGACGTCTGGGACCAGGGAGAATTCACCACTGCATGAGGCTGATTGGTGCCGCTGAGCGTGCGCTTGAAGAATTATGTAAGCGTGTCCAGAATAGAACGGCTTTTCATCGGCCGCTTGCAGAGCAGGGAGTGATACGGGAGTGGATTGCAGATTCCAGAATTGAGCTGGAACAAGCCCGGCTTCTTACATTAAAAGCTGCCCATATGATGGATACCGTTGGAAACAAACAAGCCAAAACAGAAATTGCCATGATCAAAGTTGTCGCACCGAACATGGCGCTTCGTGTCATTGACAGAGCCATTCAGGCTCACGGAGCGGCGGGGGTAAGTGAGGATTTTACGCTTGCTGCCCAGTGGGCCGGGGCCCGTACACTACGGCTTGCTGATGGACCAGATGAGGTTCACCGCAGACAAATCGCTAAGCTGGAATTATCCAAATACGAGGAGTGA
- a CDS encoding phosphotransferase family protein, giving the protein MQDTNDTRTVRPGEEIDVQAIEQFLRNNLSIPDGELQVRQFGAGHSNLTYELTVNDWRAVLRRPPLGPVAPKAHDMEREYTILEALHPVFPLAPKPYLFDSGDVLGAPFFIMERRDGVVFDKEFPEGVKPSRALGRRISESMVDRLAELHSIDYKKTALKEMVKPEGFMERQIHGWIKRYEKAETDDVVSGERLKKWLIAHVPYSDEATVIHYDYKLNNAMFDPEDPAKMVGLFDWEMTTVGDPLADVGAALSYWIEADDPELLKTGLGKPPVTVTEGFYTRKEFIERYAEKSGRSVDDIHVYLTFAYFKLAGIIQQIYYRYKQGQTNDPRFANMNVFVNNLIKHAEETAGI; this is encoded by the coding sequence ATGCAGGATACGAATGATACAAGAACCGTGCGCCCGGGAGAAGAGATCGATGTCCAGGCGATTGAACAATTCTTACGGAATAATCTTTCCATCCCAGATGGCGAGTTACAGGTCCGTCAGTTTGGCGCCGGCCATTCTAATTTAACTTATGAACTTACCGTGAATGATTGGCGAGCCGTACTGCGCAGACCGCCCCTTGGTCCAGTGGCTCCTAAAGCTCATGATATGGAACGTGAATATACAATCTTAGAAGCCTTGCACCCGGTATTTCCGTTGGCACCGAAGCCTTACTTGTTTGATTCAGGAGATGTATTAGGAGCCCCTTTCTTTATCATGGAACGGAGAGACGGGGTGGTGTTTGATAAAGAATTTCCTGAGGGGGTGAAACCGAGTCGGGCTCTGGGCAGAAGAATATCGGAATCCATGGTAGACCGCCTGGCGGAACTCCATTCTATTGATTACAAAAAGACAGCGTTGAAGGAGATGGTGAAGCCGGAAGGATTTATGGAGCGGCAAATACATGGATGGATCAAGCGTTATGAAAAAGCTGAAACGGATGATGTGGTCAGTGGAGAGCGATTGAAAAAGTGGCTTATAGCTCATGTCCCGTATTCTGATGAAGCCACCGTCATTCACTACGACTATAAGTTAAACAATGCCATGTTTGATCCGGAGGATCCGGCAAAAATGGTTGGACTTTTTGATTGGGAGATGACCACCGTTGGAGATCCCTTGGCCGATGTGGGGGCTGCCCTCAGTTACTGGATCGAAGCTGACGATCCTGAACTATTGAAAACAGGGTTGGGGAAACCGCCAGTTACCGTTACGGAAGGTTTTTATACAAGGAAGGAATTTATTGAAAGATACGCTGAAAAAAGCGGTCGAAGTGTAGATGATATTCACGTGTATCTCACGTTTGCCTACTTTAAGCTGGCCGGAATTATTCAACAGATTTATTACAGGTACAAACAGGGGCAGACGAATGATCCTAGATTTGCGAACATGAATGTATTTGTAAACAATCTGATTAAGCATGCTGAAGAGACGGCTGGTATTTAA
- a CDS encoding quinone oxidoreductase family protein, translating to MKAIQFKEYGGPEVLESVQVEDPALGEGEVKIKVTAIGVNYADTARREGAYVVPTPLPFIPGAEVAGVVEQTGKGADQFKKGDRVVTLIGSGGYAEYVVTKESNLIPVPEELDDENAVAIPLQGLTAYHLLTTMGRLEKGETVLIHAAAGGVGSLAVQLAKHYGAEVIATASSEEKLNLAKELGADHTVNYTNPNWRDEVMEATDGRGVDIALEMAGGDIFHETVKCMRSFGRLVVYGVASGNPPQMYPSGLMNRNLSVIGFFLPQIMKKPVLFEKSLKELLKLVNTGELKLTVGGVYNLDEAAHVHEILQARKTKGKLVLKP from the coding sequence ATGAAAGCTATTCAGTTTAAAGAGTACGGAGGACCAGAAGTATTAGAATCTGTCCAAGTGGAAGACCCTGCATTAGGGGAAGGCGAGGTAAAAATAAAAGTCACAGCTATTGGAGTAAATTATGCAGATACGGCACGACGAGAAGGTGCTTATGTAGTTCCAACGCCTTTACCTTTTATTCCCGGGGCTGAAGTGGCCGGGGTTGTGGAACAAACCGGGAAAGGTGCGGACCAATTCAAAAAAGGAGACCGTGTCGTAACCTTAATTGGTTCAGGAGGATACGCGGAATATGTGGTAACGAAAGAAAGTAATCTTATCCCTGTGCCGGAAGAACTTGATGATGAGAATGCGGTAGCGATCCCGCTTCAGGGGCTGACGGCTTATCATTTGCTGACAACAATGGGACGGTTGGAAAAAGGAGAAACCGTTCTTATCCACGCTGCGGCCGGAGGAGTTGGCTCACTTGCCGTACAGCTGGCGAAGCACTATGGAGCTGAAGTCATTGCAACAGCCAGTTCTGAAGAAAAGCTGAACCTCGCAAAAGAATTAGGAGCCGATCATACGGTGAACTATACCAATCCGAACTGGCGGGATGAAGTCATGGAAGCAACAGATGGAAGGGGAGTTGATATCGCTCTCGAGATGGCTGGCGGAGACATTTTTCATGAAACCGTTAAGTGCATGAGATCGTTTGGGCGCTTAGTAGTTTATGGCGTAGCAAGTGGAAATCCGCCTCAAATGTATCCATCTGGATTAATGAACAGAAATCTTTCGGTTATTGGCTTCTTTCTTCCTCAAATTATGAAGAAGCCCGTCTTATTTGAAAAAAGCCTGAAAGAATTATTAAAGCTTGTGAACACAGGGGAATTGAAGCTCACGGTTGGAGGGGTTTACAACCTTGATGAAGCCGCTCATGTCCACGAAATTCTCCAAGCTAGAAAAACGAAAGGGAAGCTTGTTTTAAAACCTTAA
- a CDS encoding 2-phosphosulfolactate phosphatase codes for MGDIHVIFKKEDIKEELMVGKVAIVFDVLFATTTITAALADGASSVIPVYDAAHAEERAKNFSEPYILAGEDQGQVIKGFHHPLRTHLQPVVKGKHVILSTTNGTVALQRSSQADHLYASSLLNNPAMAAFLSERHVNDTIMLVCSGSSGHYTLEDFYGAGSLIHYLQKQGNWNLSDAALTAWLFYKGNHLSEADLLCESRIGRILLKAGLNRKEVEFAASEGLFHTIPTYDPISGQLKEGDYESRKT; via the coding sequence ATGGGAGATATTCACGTCATTTTCAAAAAAGAAGATATTAAAGAGGAACTTATGGTGGGGAAAGTAGCGATTGTGTTTGACGTTTTATTCGCTACTACGACGATAACAGCAGCCCTTGCGGATGGAGCCTCTTCGGTCATCCCCGTCTATGATGCAGCTCACGCTGAAGAAAGAGCGAAAAATTTTTCGGAACCTTACATTTTAGCTGGAGAAGATCAGGGACAGGTTATCAAAGGGTTTCATCATCCTCTACGTACTCACTTACAGCCGGTAGTCAAAGGAAAACACGTTATATTAAGTACAACTAATGGAACGGTGGCATTACAACGTTCCAGTCAGGCCGATCATTTATATGCATCGTCCTTACTTAACAATCCAGCTATGGCTGCTTTTCTATCTGAGCGACACGTGAACGATACGATTATGCTCGTTTGTTCAGGTTCAAGCGGACATTACACACTAGAAGATTTCTATGGAGCTGGAAGTCTCATTCATTACTTACAAAAACAGGGGAATTGGAATTTATCAGATGCAGCTTTGACCGCATGGCTGTTTTATAAAGGAAACCATTTATCCGAAGCCGATCTGCTATGTGAATCCAGAATCGGCCGGATTCTCCTTAAAGCAGGACTGAATCGTAAAGAAGTTGAGTTCGCTGCAAGCGAAGGACTATTTCATACCATACCAACCTATGACCCGATATCTGGACAATTAAAGGAGGGGGATTATGAATCCCGTAAAACATGA
- a CDS encoding acyl-CoA thioesterase — MHEHEITVRFCETDLLGHVNNNNFFVYMEDSRIRFFEDLGLVGDDWNFILASIKCDFLKQVYFNQTLTIKTSVTKIGNSSFHLEQDLYEKESGEVTARGYSVIVQFDFKNHKSSPLTEEMKTKLSSYQLTAK, encoded by the coding sequence ATGCATGAGCATGAAATTACCGTTCGGTTTTGTGAAACAGACTTATTAGGGCATGTAAATAACAACAATTTCTTTGTATATATGGAAGATTCACGTATCCGTTTTTTCGAGGATCTGGGACTTGTGGGAGATGATTGGAATTTCATTCTCGCTTCAATAAAATGTGATTTCTTAAAGCAGGTCTATTTCAATCAAACGCTTACTATAAAAACCAGCGTCACGAAAATAGGAAATTCGAGTTTTCACTTAGAGCAGGATCTATATGAGAAAGAGAGTGGCGAAGTGACAGCCAGGGGTTATTCGGTAATTGTGCAGTTTGATTTCAAAAATCATAAGAGCTCTCCATTGACTGAGGAGATGAAAACTAAGCTTTCCTCTTATCAGTTAACAGCAAAATAG
- a CDS encoding protein phosphatase 2C domain-containing protein, with product MVERKLKVEKVNYTSPDKKESEDAYIINREAGIYGVLDGATPLDEFQDQQGHNGAYLAARIFKEHFESLASNADLRKEVREANSKLYQQMLAHGIDVSEGYKRWSTCVAIVQVEESHINYAQLGDSMIVAGYTHKSAKLITQDTVKGISSRAKLKRATDRANGIDVFDEKYYENKLNQLRYNRSLANQPNGYTVANGMKEANLYLQKGRISTEDLTDVLLVTDGLFHPDYDLMDSYQQIITIGLTTYINDLTKNLRTV from the coding sequence ATGGTAGAGCGTAAGCTGAAAGTCGAGAAGGTAAATTACACAAGCCCTGACAAAAAGGAAAGTGAAGATGCCTATATTATTAATCGTGAGGCAGGTATTTACGGAGTCCTGGATGGAGCAACTCCTTTAGATGAATTTCAAGATCAACAAGGTCACAATGGAGCTTATTTAGCGGCTCGAATTTTCAAAGAACATTTTGAAAGTCTTGCTTCTAACGCGGATCTCAGGAAAGAAGTTAGAGAGGCAAATTCAAAATTGTATCAACAAATGCTTGCGCATGGGATCGATGTTTCTGAAGGCTACAAACGCTGGTCGACATGTGTAGCCATTGTCCAGGTAGAGGAATCACACATCAATTACGCGCAATTAGGTGATTCTATGATCGTGGCTGGATACACACATAAGTCAGCTAAGCTGATTACTCAGGATACCGTTAAAGGAATTAGTTCAAGAGCAAAATTAAAACGTGCAACCGATCGTGCTAATGGAATCGATGTATTTGATGAAAAATATTATGAAAATAAATTGAATCAATTGCGTTATAATCGTTCGTTGGCCAATCAGCCAAATGGTTATACAGTGGCAAATGGAATGAAAGAAGCGAATCTATATCTTCAAAAGGGCCGGATTTCCACTGAAGATCTAACTGATGTACTGCTCGTTACTGATGGATTATTCCATCCTGACTACGACCTTATGGATTCTTATCAGCAGATAATAACTATTGGTTTAACCACTTATATTAACGATCTGACAAAAAACTTGAGGACCGTGTAA
- a CDS encoding 3-hydroxyacyl-CoA dehydrogenase family protein, translating to MKVEQIAVIGAGSMGHQIAMLGALAGFRTSLQDISNDSLAQAKDKLADIMDKWVAKDKISEAERNEAFSRLTFTTDLRDAASEADLVIEAVVEKLAVKREVFRKLDEIVPSHAILATNSSTIVSSLIADATSRPGSVCNMHFFFPPLVMDCVEVVKGEHTTDETAAVAMEVCEQMNRTAVLLQKEISGFIANRILFAIQKEAMSLYEGGYADFKDIDKITKKALHHPIGPFELMDLSGIDVGYYVMQQQYEETKDPNDKPSKTLTEKVEAGELGRKTGKGFYTYDNKVRN from the coding sequence ATGAAAGTAGAACAGATAGCCGTTATTGGAGCAGGATCGATGGGGCATCAAATCGCTATGCTGGGAGCATTAGCGGGATTCCGCACGAGTTTACAGGACATTAGCAACGATTCGTTAGCACAGGCAAAAGATAAACTAGCTGACATTATGGACAAATGGGTGGCGAAAGATAAAATTTCAGAAGCTGAGCGAAATGAAGCATTCAGCCGTCTTACTTTTACGACTGACTTGAGAGATGCTGCGAGTGAAGCGGATCTTGTCATTGAAGCAGTGGTGGAGAAACTTGCTGTAAAACGGGAAGTCTTCAGAAAACTTGATGAGATCGTACCGTCTCATGCAATCCTGGCAACGAATTCCTCGACCATCGTAAGTTCGCTGATAGCAGACGCAACATCAAGACCTGGAAGCGTGTGCAATATGCATTTCTTCTTCCCGCCTCTGGTTATGGATTGTGTGGAAGTCGTGAAGGGGGAGCATACAACTGATGAAACAGCAGCTGTCGCTATGGAGGTTTGTGAACAAATGAATCGTACGGCCGTGCTGCTGCAAAAGGAAATCTCAGGTTTTATCGCAAACCGGATTCTCTTTGCTATTCAGAAAGAAGCGATGAGTCTATATGAGGGTGGATATGCGGACTTTAAGGATATCGATAAGATCACTAAAAAAGCACTGCACCATCCCATCGGTCCTTTTGAATTGATGGATTTATCTGGTATCGACGTCGGATATTACGTCATGCAGCAGCAGTATGAAGAAACCAAAGATCCAAACGATAAGCCATCCAAAACCTTAACCGAAAAAGTAGAAGCTGGAGAGCTTGGCAGAAAGACCGGAAAAGGATTTTACACGTACGACAACAAAGTCAGGAACTAG
- a CDS encoding GNAT family N-acetyltransferase, with the protein MFTYKIDEEVSLKLIEHKDAEELFTLSNLSREHLRVWLPWIDFTHSAEDTKKFIQASLERYARNNGLTVCILLNGNIAGVVDFHEIDWSHKRTSIGYWMGTEYTGRGLLNRACRHLFTYAFEDLGLNRIEIRAAEENLKSRAIPERLGFVQEGIIRDAANMYGSYVNHVVYGMLAKDWLPDKR; encoded by the coding sequence ATGTTTACATACAAAATTGATGAAGAAGTCTCATTAAAATTAATAGAACACAAAGATGCCGAAGAACTTTTTACGTTATCAAATCTGTCCAGAGAGCATCTTCGGGTGTGGCTTCCCTGGATTGACTTCACTCATTCGGCCGAAGATACAAAAAAATTCATCCAGGCAAGTCTTGAAAGGTATGCTCGTAATAACGGATTAACGGTATGTATCCTTTTGAATGGGAATATCGCTGGGGTGGTGGATTTCCATGAAATAGATTGGAGTCATAAAAGAACCAGTATTGGTTACTGGATGGGGACGGAGTACACGGGCCGAGGGTTGCTGAACAGGGCCTGCCGCCACTTGTTCACGTATGCTTTTGAAGATCTCGGACTGAACCGTATTGAAATAAGAGCAGCTGAGGAAAATTTGAAAAGCCGTGCAATACCTGAACGATTAGGGTTTGTTCAGGAAGGAATCATCAGGGACGCCGCGAACATGTACGGCAGCTATGTTAATCACGTGGTTTATGGAATGCTTGCCAAAGACTGGCTGCCTGATAAAAGATAA
- a CDS encoding acyl-CoA dehydrogenase family protein translates to MNPVKHDVRGGEFLITESSLETVFTPEDRSEEHKMIASTARQFISREIHPNRKELEAENYEFVSEKMKIAGDLGLLSHSIPEKYGGLGLDKISKGIVGEALGSGGGYSVAHSNHTCIATLPITYFGTEEQKNKYLPKLATGEYIGAYCLTEPDAGSDALSAKTTAVMNEEGTHYLLNGTKIYITNAAFSHTFIVYAKVDGKDFTAFIVEKDFEGLSIGPEENKMGIKGSSTCSVIMEDCKVPVENRLGEVGKGHLIALNVLNLGRFNLGFATNGAAKHCFKLALEHTTERKQFGRSIADFSATKEKVARMAARIYETESLLYRTAGHVESVLGHYYDSENPKAVAKAMNEHALESAICKIKGSETLDEVTDESLQLHGGAGFIKEYPIEQAYRDSRINRIFEGTNEINRLLIPGVFFKKLGKGEFDARTVLEKAEHSLKNNLFKQVEGPLDKLQEAVALFRNLYIVAAGTALKVHGETIQHEQEIMMKLANIAIALYSSESAVLRTLKAIRSSDQEAELKTKLAYTVVEQSAQEIQQASSFLFSNLMKGEERIRIMRNVSVLLSNYLWEDSIERNRAIAEVMMEEKQYIS, encoded by the coding sequence ATGAATCCCGTAAAACATGACGTCCGTGGTGGGGAATTTTTAATTACGGAGAGTAGTTTGGAAACCGTTTTCACCCCTGAGGACCGCAGTGAGGAACATAAAATGATAGCTTCCACGGCTCGACAATTTATTTCCCGGGAAATACACCCGAACAGAAAAGAGCTGGAAGCAGAGAATTACGAATTTGTTTCAGAGAAGATGAAGATCGCAGGGGATTTGGGGCTCTTGAGTCACAGTATTCCAGAAAAATATGGAGGGCTAGGACTCGATAAAATCAGTAAAGGGATCGTAGGGGAGGCTCTCGGAAGCGGAGGCGGATATAGTGTAGCTCACTCCAATCATACGTGTATCGCGACGCTGCCCATAACCTATTTTGGCACAGAGGAACAGAAGAATAAGTATTTGCCCAAGTTGGCCACTGGTGAGTATATAGGAGCTTATTGTCTCACGGAGCCTGACGCGGGCTCGGATGCTCTTTCTGCTAAGACGACTGCTGTTATGAATGAAGAAGGAACTCACTACTTGCTGAATGGAACGAAGATCTATATAACGAATGCAGCTTTTTCCCATACATTCATTGTTTATGCAAAAGTGGACGGGAAGGATTTTACAGCTTTTATTGTAGAGAAAGACTTTGAGGGGCTCTCGATCGGACCTGAGGAAAATAAGATGGGGATTAAAGGTTCTTCCACGTGTTCCGTCATTATGGAAGATTGCAAGGTACCGGTGGAGAACAGACTTGGAGAAGTAGGCAAGGGGCATTTAATTGCATTGAATGTTTTAAATCTGGGCCGGTTCAATCTGGGTTTTGCGACGAATGGAGCAGCTAAACATTGTTTCAAGTTAGCCTTGGAACATACAACAGAAAGAAAACAGTTTGGCCGTTCCATTGCTGATTTCAGTGCCACTAAAGAAAAAGTAGCTCGTATGGCTGCACGTATTTATGAAACAGAATCTCTTCTCTATAGAACCGCGGGCCATGTGGAATCAGTTCTTGGTCATTATTACGATAGTGAGAATCCAAAAGCTGTTGCAAAGGCGATGAATGAACATGCGTTGGAATCTGCTATATGTAAGATCAAGGGTTCAGAGACACTAGACGAAGTCACAGATGAATCCCTGCAGCTCCATGGTGGAGCCGGTTTTATCAAAGAATACCCAATTGAACAAGCTTACAGGGATTCACGTATCAATCGCATCTTCGAAGGGACCAATGAAATTAATCGCTTGCTGATTCCAGGCGTCTTTTTCAAAAAGCTGGGCAAAGGGGAATTTGATGCTCGAACAGTTCTGGAAAAGGCCGAGCATTCTCTGAAAAATAATTTGTTCAAACAAGTTGAAGGTCCTTTAGATAAACTTCAGGAAGCTGTAGCGTTGTTTCGAAATTTATACATTGTAGCAGCGGGCACAGCACTTAAAGTCCACGGTGAGACGATTCAGCACGAACAGGAAATCATGATGAAGCTTGCTAATATAGCGATCGCGTTATATTCAAGTGAATCAGCTGTGCTGAGGACGCTTAAAGCAATTCGCAGTTCCGACCAGGAAGCGGAACTTAAAACGAAACTCGCTTACACCGTGGTAGAGCAATCAGCTCAAGAAATACAACAGGCTTCTTCCTTTCTATTCTCTAACTTGATGAAAGGAGAAGAACGAATAAGGATTATGAGAAATGTCTCCGTTCTTTTAAGTAACTATCTATGGGAAGATTCGATAGAACGTAATCGCGCAATTGCTGAAGTGATGATGGAAGAAAAACAATATATTTCATAA
- a CDS encoding SDR family oxidoreductase, translating into MHVNELFNLTGKTAIVTGGGRGLGAQIAEGLAEAGANIVLCSRKVEACEQMASKLESELGVDTLALECDVTNPSHIENVVGQTLERFGQIDILVNNSGATWGAPTLEMPLEAFQKVMNVNVTGTFLMAQKVGEVMVKQQAGKIINIASVAGLGGADPRFMDTIGYNASKGAVITFTKDLAVKWGSHNIQVNALAPGFFPTKMSQGLLDQGGDLILDRTPMGRFGTDEDLKGAALFLASKASNYVTGDVLVVDGGMHASC; encoded by the coding sequence ATGCATGTAAATGAATTATTTAATCTGACCGGGAAAACGGCCATTGTAACAGGAGGCGGGAGAGGTTTGGGCGCACAAATTGCCGAAGGATTAGCCGAAGCAGGAGCTAACATTGTTTTATGCTCAAGAAAAGTAGAAGCCTGCGAGCAGATGGCTTCCAAATTGGAAAGCGAACTTGGCGTAGACACCCTGGCCTTAGAATGTGATGTTACCAATCCATCTCATATTGAGAATGTTGTCGGTCAGACGCTGGAGCGCTTTGGCCAAATTGATATCCTCGTCAACAATAGCGGAGCAACATGGGGAGCACCAACGCTTGAGATGCCGCTTGAGGCGTTTCAGAAAGTTATGAATGTGAATGTTACCGGTACTTTTTTAATGGCACAAAAAGTGGGAGAGGTCATGGTTAAACAGCAGGCTGGAAAAATCATTAACATTGCTTCAGTTGCTGGACTTGGCGGAGCAGACCCACGGTTTATGGACACCATCGGTTATAACGCAAGTAAAGGAGCCGTTATTACCTTTACAAAAGATTTGGCCGTAAAGTGGGGGTCCCATAATATTCAGGTAAACGCTCTCGCTCCAGGGTTTTTCCCTACCAAAATGTCTCAAGGCTTACTTGATCAGGGTGGCGATCTTATCCTCGATCGTACCCCGATGGGAAGGTTTGGAACAGATGAAGATTTAAAAGGGGCTGCCCTGTTTCTAGCCTCCAAAGCGTCTAACTATGTCACCGGGGACGTTCTAGTGGTGGACGGCGGAATGCATGCATCTTGCTAA
- a CDS encoding enoyl-CoA hydratase/isomerase family protein, translated as MNLGNDHLSVDLNGPVLSCVLNRPDALNAFSDDMIAGLKEAIKEAEQNDDIKVVVLSGAGRAFSAGGDVKGMGSGSSQEVYDHIGKLNELILMIKDLSKPVIAVVHGYAAGAGFNLVLACDQILAGEESKFVLSFAQVGLVSDGGGHYFLAKILGPYRTKELLFRAEPIPVETAAEWGLVNRVYPLAELEESAMEYALRLAKGPGRAMGMMKKMVDQAENKDLAAVLEQERITQTMMVTTEDHKEGVQAFKDKRKPAFTGR; from the coding sequence ATGAACTTAGGTAATGATCATTTGAGCGTGGATCTTAATGGACCGGTGCTTTCGTGTGTTTTAAATCGTCCTGATGCTTTAAATGCATTTTCAGACGATATGATAGCCGGGTTAAAAGAAGCGATTAAAGAAGCTGAGCAAAATGATGACATTAAAGTTGTTGTTTTATCAGGAGCCGGCAGGGCCTTCTCGGCAGGCGGCGATGTGAAAGGTATGGGCTCGGGTTCTTCTCAGGAAGTTTACGATCATATCGGGAAGCTTAACGAGCTAATTCTTATGATAAAAGATCTTTCTAAACCAGTAATTGCAGTCGTACATGGTTACGCAGCAGGGGCCGGTTTCAATTTAGTTCTTGCTTGCGACCAAATTTTAGCTGGAGAAGAAAGTAAATTCGTTCTTAGTTTTGCCCAAGTCGGATTAGTATCAGATGGAGGGGGTCACTACTTCTTAGCAAAAATCTTAGGACCATATCGTACGAAGGAGCTATTATTCCGCGCAGAACCTATTCCTGTTGAAACAGCTGCAGAATGGGGACTGGTCAATCGCGTTTACCCTTTAGCAGAATTAGAGGAGTCGGCAATGGAGTATGCTCTCCGTCTTGCTAAAGGCCCAGGACGTGCTATGGGCATGATGAAGAAAATGGTGGATCAGGCTGAGAACAAGGATCTGGCTGCTGTTCTTGAACAGGAACGCATTACTCAGACGATGATGGTGACAACCGAGGATCATAAAGAGGGAGTACAGGCATTTAAAGATAAACGTAAGCCAGCCTTTACTGGCCGATAG